One genomic window of Hydra vulgaris chromosome 03, alternate assembly HydraT2T_AEP includes the following:
- the LOC100205754 gene encoding beta-secretase 2, protein MKISLLLRQHILLLNMVFHLLCLSSTSGDLGKVYDELGGRSYHLKRKTKQHVHNNHHLKGKNFSSTPRETKNRDQINENDHSYSLRSTSYAYIMEMELGTPAQKLEFLIDTGSANMAIAGPECRDEHGVRCKIENFYFPDKSSTSQRIGHPVETEYGKGSWSGDVYRDVVSFPGGPSIVAEFAVIKNEKEFFIKNSVNEGILGLAYKSLSSSQIEPLFDQLVFEKKAPDVFSLSLCNGNGRFWLDYPKPNEYHHPIYWTRVIHRAWYTVRMTGIDVAGESLGLSPYSYPPAIVDSGTTDILLEPEIYIAVIAMLKKRGPLVDQRFWNNYCVITDPFKWPYITIYLKDMRGGSFALTVLGKHYVRKQDQFYCLSIGAKQFGAVLGEVTLEGNVAIFDRANHRVGFAPSNLTDIESGAVCGNPVNINTTASGTLQDYCTAHFMPRISCHRTCDMCIAQNGAWCPKGSIYLWINGVKSTLDGSLGFCWLGNLYTLESTRYQTYLDGHGSVEFELECFSMLPMYKQCVLRGEWLFAIVIVGVFTSSILCLCLCCRKVYEVDAREQHPIYNNANQKEQFPVYNSLHDRNFR, encoded by the coding sequence ATGAAAATAAGTTTGCTTCTGAGGCagcatattttattgttaaacatgGTTTTTCATCTTTTATGCCTCAGTAGTACCTCTGGTGATTTGGGAAAAGTTTACGACGAACTTGGTGGGCGTTCATaccatttaaaaagaaaaacgaaACAACACGTCCACAATAATCATCATTTAAAGGGAAAAAACTTTTCAAGCACTCCACGTGAAACAAAAAATAGGGATCAGATTAACGAGAATGATCACAGTTATTCGTTAAGAAGTACGTCGTACGCTTATATAATGGAAATGGAATTAGGAACACCTGCGCAAAAACTTGAGTTTTTAATTGATACTGGCTCAGCTAACATGGCCATCGCAGGTCCCGAATGCAGAGATGAACACGGAGTACGTtgcaaaattgaaaacttttactTTCCTGACAAATCGTCAACTTCTCAAAGAATCGGCCATCCTGTTGAAACTGAATACGGAAAAGGTTCTTGGTCAGGAGATGTTTATAGAGATGTTGTAAGTTTTCCTGGCGGTCCTAGCATTGTTGCCGAATTTGCTgtaattaaaaacgaaaaagaattttttattaaaaactcagTAAATGAAGGAATATTGGGTTTAGCATATAAATCGTTGTCATCGAGTCAAATAGAACCGCTATTCGATCAGCTAGTGTTTGAAAAGAAAGCTCCTGACGTATTTTCATTATCTTTATGCAATGGAAACGGCCGTTTTTGGTTAGACTACCCTAAGCCAAATGAGTATCATCATCCAATATATTGGACTAGAGTTATTCATAGGGCATGGTATACAGTGCGCATGACTGGAATTGATGTGGCTGGAGAAAGTTTAGGTCTTTCTCCATACAGTTATCCTCCGGCTATTGTTGATAGTGGAACTACTGATATACTATTGGAGCCTGAAATTTATATTGCAGTTATTGCAATGCTTAAAAAAAGAGGACCACTTGTTGACCAGAGGTTTTGGAACAACTATTGTGTTATTACAGATCCTTTTAAATGGCCTTATATAACTATTTACTTAAAAGACATGAGAGGAGGTTCCTTTGCATTAACTGTACTTGGAAAACATTATGTTCGGAAACAAGACCAATTTTATTGCTTGAGCATTGGTGCAAAGCAATTTGGAGCTGTTTTAGGAGAGGTGACTCTTGAAGGAAATGTTGCTATTTTTGACCGTGCAAACCATCGTGTAGGATTTGCTCCAAGCAATTTAACAGATATTGAAAGCGGTGCGGTTTGTGGGAACCCTGTCAATATTAATACTACGGCTTCTGGCACATTGCAAGACTATTGTACAGCGCATTTTATGCCTCGTATTAGTTGCCATCGAACTTGTGATATGTGCATAGCACAAAACGGTGCATGGTGTCCCAAAGGTAGCATATATTTATGGATTAATGGAGTTAAATCTACTTTAGATGGGTCACTCGGATTTTGCTGGTTAggtaatttatatactttagaATCAACGCGCTACCAAACGTATTTAGACGGTCATGGTAGTGTTGAATTTGAATTAGAATGCTTTTCAATGTTACCCATGTATAAACAATGCGTTTTAAGAGGAGAATGGCTTTTTGCTATCGTTATTGTAGGTGTTTTCACATCATCAATTTTATGCTTATGTCTTTGTTGCAGAAAAGTTTATGAAGTTGATGCAAGAGAACAACATCCTATTTATAACAATGCTAATCAGAAAGAACAGTTTCCAGTTTACAATTCGTTGCATGATCGTAACTTTCGTTAG